Proteins encoded within one genomic window of Streptomyces kaniharaensis:
- a CDS encoding HelD family protein, which produces MPANPTTDPLQRERDHLAASRAALRAMREDVQSLDLRDVTGTWVSAAVLQNQIESRIAALADLADTPLFFGRLDYLHAISEEMSEGGGGESFYIGRRHVHDADGDPMVIDWRAPVSQPFYRASRTEPLDVERRRRFGYTGGELTAYEDEHLTDPATETFTGSAGGSTTSALLAAEIEKPRVGPMRDIVATIQPEQDEIVRSDVTGTICVQGAPGTGKTAVGLHRVAYLLYAHRERLARTGTLVIGPNNAFLSYIEQVLPALGELDVAQATVQQLVGHVEVKGEDTAEAARLKGDARMAEVLRRAVRSGITLPTEPCVVVRGSRRWRVPVYELAEIIEELKDRDIRYGAAGEALPQRIAHAVLLKMEQSGEAPDDRVQDAVARNSAVKAVVKQCWPPVDPAKLMLRLLSEPEFLASCAEGVLTAEEQRAVLWPKPGRSVKTARWTASDAVLVDEAADLVQRTPSLGHVVLDEAQDLSPMQYRAVGRRCTTGSATVLGDLAQGTTPWATASWPDALHHLGKPGAHVEELTKGFRVPEEVIAYASRLLPAIAPGLAPATSVREAPGSLTIRHITDGEASEAVIEACLRALENEGSTGLIAADARIPLLAEALTAAGLPHLSPGTETSAEARLTLVPASLAKGLEYDYVVLDEPAAVIAGEPDERTGLRRLYVALTRAVSGLTVLHAEPLPEQLR; this is translated from the coding sequence GTGCCCGCCAACCCCACCACCGACCCCCTCCAGCGCGAACGCGACCACCTGGCCGCGTCCCGGGCCGCGCTGCGAGCGATGCGCGAGGACGTCCAGTCGCTGGACCTGCGCGACGTGACCGGCACCTGGGTGTCCGCCGCCGTCCTCCAGAACCAGATCGAGTCCCGGATCGCCGCCCTGGCCGACCTCGCCGACACCCCGCTGTTCTTCGGCCGCCTCGACTACCTGCACGCGATCAGCGAGGAAATGTCCGAGGGCGGCGGAGGAGAGAGCTTCTACATCGGCCGCCGGCACGTCCACGACGCCGACGGCGACCCTATGGTGATCGACTGGCGCGCGCCGGTCTCCCAACCGTTCTACCGGGCCAGCCGCACCGAGCCGCTGGACGTCGAGCGCCGCCGCCGCTTCGGCTACACCGGCGGCGAGCTCACCGCGTACGAGGACGAGCACCTGACCGACCCGGCCACAGAGACGTTTACCGGCTCCGCCGGGGGCTCCACCACCTCCGCCCTGCTCGCGGCCGAGATCGAGAAGCCGCGCGTCGGCCCCATGCGCGACATCGTGGCCACCATCCAGCCCGAGCAGGACGAGATCGTCCGCTCCGACGTCACGGGCACCATCTGCGTCCAGGGGGCGCCCGGCACCGGGAAGACCGCCGTCGGCCTGCACCGCGTCGCGTACCTGCTGTACGCGCACCGCGAGCGCCTGGCCCGGACCGGCACCCTGGTGATCGGCCCGAACAACGCGTTCCTCTCCTACATCGAGCAGGTCCTCCCCGCCCTCGGCGAGTTGGACGTGGCCCAGGCCACCGTGCAGCAGCTGGTCGGGCACGTCGAGGTGAAGGGCGAGGACACCGCCGAGGCGGCCCGGCTGAAGGGCGACGCCCGGATGGCCGAGGTGCTGCGCCGCGCGGTGCGCTCGGGCATCACGCTGCCCACCGAGCCCTGCGTGGTGGTCCGCGGCTCCCGGCGATGGCGCGTCCCGGTGTACGAACTCGCCGAGATCATCGAGGAGTTGAAGGACCGCGACATCCGCTACGGCGCCGCCGGCGAGGCCCTGCCGCAGCGCATCGCGCACGCCGTGCTGCTGAAGATGGAGCAGTCCGGCGAGGCTCCCGACGACCGGGTACAGGACGCGGTGGCCCGCAACAGCGCGGTCAAGGCGGTGGTCAAGCAGTGCTGGCCACCGGTCGACCCGGCCAAGCTGATGCTGCGACTGCTCTCCGAGCCGGAGTTCCTGGCCTCCTGCGCGGAGGGTGTGCTCACCGCCGAGGAGCAGCGGGCGGTGCTCTGGCCCAAGCCCGGCCGCTCGGTGAAGACCGCCCGCTGGACGGCCTCCGACGCCGTCCTGGTCGACGAGGCCGCGGACCTGGTCCAGCGCACGCCCTCGCTCGGGCACGTGGTGCTGGACGAGGCGCAGGACCTCTCCCCGATGCAGTACCGCGCGGTCGGCCGCCGCTGCACCACCGGCTCGGCGACCGTCCTCGGCGACCTCGCCCAGGGCACCACCCCGTGGGCGACGGCGAGTTGGCCGGACGCCCTGCACCACCTGGGCAAGCCGGGCGCCCACGTCGAGGAGCTGACCAAGGGCTTCCGGGTGCCGGAGGAGGTCATCGCCTACGCCTCCCGGCTGCTGCCCGCCATCGCGCCGGGCCTGGCCCCGGCGACGTCGGTCCGCGAGGCCCCTGGCTCGCTGACGATCCGTCATATCACTGACGGGGAAGCGTCCGAGGCCGTGATCGAGGCCTGCCTCCGGGCCCTGGAGAACGAGGGCTCGACCGGCCTGATCGCCGCCGACGCCCGCATCCCGCTGCTCGCCGAGGCGCTGACCGCGGCCGGTCTGCCGCACCTCTCCCCCGGCACCGAGACCAGCGCCGAGGCCCGGCTGACCCTCGTCCCAGCGTCGCTCGCCAAGGGTCTGGAGTACGACTACGTGGTGCTGGACGAGCCGGCCGCGGTGATCGCCGGCGAGCCGGACGAGCGGACCGGCCTGCGCCGGCTGTACGTGGCGCTGACCCGGGCCGTCTCCGGGCTGACGGTGCTGCACGCGGAGCCGCTGCCCGAGCAACTCCGCTGA
- a CDS encoding copper homeostasis protein CutC, with amino-acid sequence MSRPIFEVIALTPQDARAAESGGADRLELVTDMAADGLTPPVEEFAGIRAAVDLPLRVMLRGQAGFAPGDLDGLRARAAALRAEGAEEFVLGFLDADGGVDLAATAAVADAVAGCRWTFHRAIDHSADRAAVRAAVGALPGLDTFLTSGSPGGVDSGREVLVEELARKGEPGYGQRILIGGGLRAEHVPGLRAAGFDAFHVGGAVRVDGWRTPVDAAEVARWRALIDA; translated from the coding sequence ATGTCTAGACCAATCTTCGAAGTCATCGCACTGACGCCCCAGGACGCCCGGGCCGCCGAGTCCGGCGGCGCCGACCGGCTCGAACTGGTCACCGACATGGCCGCCGACGGGCTCACCCCGCCGGTCGAGGAATTCGCCGGGATCCGCGCCGCCGTGGACCTGCCGCTGCGCGTCATGCTCCGCGGCCAGGCCGGCTTCGCGCCCGGCGACCTGGACGGGCTGCGCGCCCGGGCCGCCGCGCTCCGCGCCGAGGGCGCCGAGGAGTTCGTCCTCGGCTTCCTCGACGCGGACGGCGGCGTCGACCTGGCCGCCACCGCTGCCGTCGCCGACGCGGTGGCCGGCTGCCGCTGGACCTTCCACCGGGCGATCGACCACAGCGCCGACCGGGCCGCCGTGCGGGCCGCCGTCGGCGCGCTGCCCGGGCTGGACACCTTCCTCACCTCCGGCTCGCCCGGCGGCGTGGACTCCGGGCGCGAGGTGCTGGTCGAGGAGCTGGCGAGGAAGGGCGAACCCGGCTACGGGCAGCGGATCCTGATCGGCGGCGGCCTACGGGCCGAGCACGTGCCGGGCCTGCGGGCCGCCGGGTTCGACGCCTTCCACGTCGGCGGCGCGGTGCGCGTCGACGGCTGGCGCACGCCGGTGGACGCGGCCGAGGTCGCGCGGTGGCGGGCGCTGATCGACGCCTGA
- a CDS encoding PadR family transcriptional regulator, giving the protein MTERSMQEPTLLLLTALADAPRHGYALIQEVSAISGGRVKIRTGTLYGALDRLLGQGLIEVASEEIVDGRARRTYALTDAGRGALTTEAERLRAVAAEAERRLSISVVRPRVRGAFA; this is encoded by the coding sequence ATGACAGAACGCTCCATGCAGGAGCCCACGCTGCTGCTGCTCACCGCACTGGCCGACGCGCCCAGACACGGGTACGCGCTGATACAGGAGGTCTCCGCGATCTCCGGCGGCCGGGTCAAGATCCGCACCGGCACGCTCTACGGCGCGCTCGACCGGCTGCTGGGCCAGGGTCTGATCGAGGTCGCCTCCGAGGAGATCGTGGACGGCCGCGCCCGGCGCACCTACGCGCTGACCGACGCCGGTCGGGGCGCGCTGACCACCGAGGCCGAGCGGCTCCGGGCCGTGGCCGCCGAGGCCGAGCGCCGGCTCTCCATTTCTGTTGTCCGTCCGAGGGTCAGGGGGGCCTTCGCATGA
- a CDS encoding HD domain-containing protein: MPITEDLLADWTALLHRCGTTADPEPYGRELLHRWAEPQRRYHTTDHLHAVLRHVDALAGHAADPDAVRLAAWFHDAVYRPDRSENEQRSAALAVRALTAAGLPAERVAEVERLVLLTVTHDPAPGDRDGEVLCDADLAVLGGTPEAYAAYTAAVREEYAFVPEPDFRVGRAAVLRQLLALPALYRTPAARERFTEAARANLTAELDTL, translated from the coding sequence ATGCCGATCACCGAGGACCTGCTCGCCGACTGGACCGCCCTGCTGCACCGCTGCGGCACCACCGCCGACCCCGAGCCGTACGGGCGGGAGCTGCTGCACCGCTGGGCCGAACCGCAGCGCCGCTACCACACCACCGACCACCTGCACGCGGTCCTGCGGCACGTCGACGCCCTCGCCGGGCATGCCGCCGACCCGGACGCCGTCCGGCTGGCCGCCTGGTTCCACGACGCCGTCTACCGGCCCGACCGCTCCGAGAACGAGCAGCGCAGCGCCGCCCTGGCCGTCCGGGCGCTCACCGCGGCCGGCCTGCCCGCCGAGCGGGTGGCCGAGGTCGAGCGGCTGGTGCTGCTCACCGTCACCCACGACCCCGCGCCGGGCGACCGCGACGGCGAGGTGCTGTGCGACGCCGACCTCGCCGTGCTCGGCGGCACCCCCGAGGCGTACGCGGCCTACACCGCCGCCGTCCGCGAGGAGTACGCCTTCGTCCCCGAGCCGGACTTCCGGGTGGGCCGGGCCGCCGTCCTGCGCCAACTCCTCGCGCTGCCCGCCCTCTACCGCACCCCCGCCGCCCGCGAGCGCTTCACGGAAGCCGCCCGCGCCAACCTGACGGCCGAACTCGACACGCTCTAG